One genomic segment of Candidatus Eisenbacteria bacterium includes these proteins:
- a CDS encoding HU family DNA-binding protein: protein MTKTELVVMLVKESGLEKKDVKSALEGLTNVVQKTLKKGGEVPLTGLGKFKVRRTKARMGINPMTREPIKIPARKKVAFTVAKALKEQIAPAKKK, encoded by the coding sequence ATGACGAAGACGGAGCTCGTCGTAATGTTGGTTAAAGAGTCCGGACTCGAGAAGAAAGATGTCAAGTCGGCGTTGGAGGGTTTGACCAATGTCGTACAGAAAACCCTGAAGAAGGGCGGAGAGGTTCCCCTAACGGGGCTCGGCAAATTTAAAGTCCGCCGCACAAAGGCCCGCATGGGAATCAACCCGATGACCCGTGAGCCCATCAAGATCCCGGCCCGCAAGAAGGTTGCTTTCACCGTAGCCAAAGCACTCAAGGAACAAATCGCACCCGCGAAGAAGAAATAA